A genomic region of Clavibacter michiganensis subsp. insidiosus contains the following coding sequences:
- the atzF gene encoding allophanate hydrolase, which yields MDRPEVWITLRPEEEAVAAAAGVARALAEEGADALPLAGLVVAVKDNIDAAGFPTTAALPVSAYQPEESATVVARLEAAGAVVLGKTNLDQLATGLVGTRSPYGEVRGAEDPELVSGGSSSGSAVAVALGIADAALGTDTAGSGRVPAAYNRLVGIKPTLGLLPARGVVPAAPSYDTVTVFARTLALAERVAGVVAGVDDADPASRPWPSDAPLSAAPVLRLAVPADAGLAPMSPSWRSAFDRTVAMLGDAGVEVAEVDISPLLAAAALLYDGALVAERTQAVGHLLARSPEGADPSVARIIGSGSAKTAVELVADQQALRRHRLDARRILAGVDALLLPTAPGHPSRAEVAADPIGVNSWVGTYTNFVNLLDLAAIAVPGPDADGRPFGVTLVGPAFSDAALVDAADRLQRAVGTAPDEPRTPAPSWGPAATPIAVFGAHMVGQPLNGQLTGLGARLLGDAVTAPAYRLHALDTVPPKPGLVATETGGASITGELWAIPSGRVADVVTQLARPMVVGKVAMADGSEVLGFLCEPQALEDAEDITERGSWRAHLGAGR from the coding sequence GTGGACCGGCCGGAGGTGTGGATCACGCTCCGCCCGGAGGAGGAGGCGGTCGCCGCCGCGGCCGGCGTCGCGCGGGCCCTCGCGGAGGAGGGCGCCGACGCCCTGCCGCTCGCCGGTCTCGTGGTGGCCGTCAAGGACAACATCGACGCGGCCGGGTTCCCGACGACCGCGGCGCTGCCCGTCAGCGCCTACCAGCCGGAGGAGAGCGCCACGGTGGTCGCGCGCCTCGAGGCGGCGGGCGCCGTGGTCCTCGGCAAGACGAACCTGGATCAGCTCGCGACCGGCCTCGTGGGCACGCGCAGCCCCTACGGCGAGGTGCGGGGAGCGGAAGACCCGGAGCTCGTGTCCGGCGGATCCAGCTCGGGCTCCGCGGTCGCGGTGGCGCTCGGCATCGCGGACGCCGCGCTCGGCACCGACACCGCCGGGTCCGGGCGCGTGCCCGCCGCCTACAACCGGCTCGTCGGGATCAAGCCCACCCTGGGCCTCCTGCCCGCCCGGGGCGTCGTGCCGGCCGCGCCCTCCTACGACACCGTGACCGTCTTCGCGCGCACCCTCGCCCTGGCCGAGCGCGTGGCCGGGGTGGTGGCGGGTGTCGACGACGCGGATCCGGCGAGCCGCCCCTGGCCCTCCGACGCCCCGCTCAGCGCGGCTCCGGTCCTCCGCCTCGCTGTGCCGGCCGACGCGGGCCTCGCGCCCATGTCGCCGTCATGGCGGAGCGCATTCGACCGTACGGTGGCGATGCTCGGCGACGCCGGCGTGGAGGTCGCCGAGGTCGACATCTCGCCGCTGCTCGCGGCCGCCGCCCTCCTCTACGACGGCGCCCTCGTCGCCGAGCGCACCCAGGCCGTCGGCCACCTGCTCGCCAGGTCGCCCGAGGGCGCGGATCCGTCGGTCGCCCGCATCATCGGATCCGGCTCCGCGAAGACGGCCGTCGAGCTCGTCGCCGACCAGCAGGCCCTCCGCCGCCACCGGCTGGACGCCCGGCGCATCCTCGCCGGCGTGGACGCGCTCCTGCTGCCCACCGCGCCCGGGCATCCGTCGCGGGCCGAGGTCGCGGCCGATCCGATCGGCGTCAACTCCTGGGTGGGCACCTACACGAACTTCGTGAACCTCCTCGACCTGGCCGCGATCGCGGTGCCCGGGCCGGACGCCGACGGGCGGCCGTTCGGCGTGACCCTGGTCGGCCCGGCGTTCTCGGACGCCGCGCTCGTCGACGCCGCGGACCGGCTGCAGCGCGCGGTCGGCACGGCGCCGGACGAGCCGCGCACGCCTGCCCCGTCGTGGGGACCCGCCGCCACGCCGATCGCCGTGTTCGGCGCGCACATGGTCGGGCAGCCGCTCAACGGCCAGCTCACCGGGCTCGGCGCGCGGCTGCTCGGCGACGCGGTCACCGCGCCCGCCTACCGCCTCCACGCGCTCGACACCGTGCCGCCCAAGCCGGGCCTCGTCGCCACGGAGACGGGCGGCGCTTCCATCACCGGGGAGCTGTGGGCGATCCCCTCGGGCCGCGTGGCCGACGTCGTCACGCAGCTCGCGCGCCCCATGGTGGTCGGCAAGGTGGCCATGGCGGACGGATCCGAGGTGCTCGGCTTCCTCTGCGAGCCCCAGGCGCTCGAGGACGCCGAGGACATCACCGAGCGCGGCTCCTGGCGCGCGCACCTCGGCGCGGGCCGCTGA
- the hrpA gene encoding ATP-dependent RNA helicase HrpA codes for MEFSIAYPPELPVSRMRDEIADAIRDNQVVIVAGATGSGKTTQLPKICLELGRESIGHTQPRRLAARTISERIAEELGGEVGQLVGYQVRFTDKVSADTRIKLMTDGILLNELQRDRLLKKYDTIIIDEAHERSLNIDFLLGYLKQLLPRRPDLKLIITSATIDPQSFSRHFGDAPIVEVSGRTYPVEIRYRPLVAEAAVAGEDDDLADAPLERPADDRDFLEGINAALDELAAESSGDVLVFLSGENEIRDAEDAIRSRNLPHTEVLPLYGRLSSADQHRVFQPSTQAGVRRRIVLATNVAETSLTVPGIKYVIDAGTARISRYSVRSKVQRLPIEAISQASANQRSGRSGRTSDGIAIRLYSEEDFARRPEFTEPEILRTNLAAVILQMVSLGLGDIAAFPFLQPPDSRGIKDGVDLLTELGAVVRSPDGSPTLTKVGRDLSRLPIDPRFARMVVESRKHGVSREVMIMVAGLTIQDVRERPLEKRPQADQQHARFVDPSSDFITLLNLWNHLEEKEAELSSSAFRRMCKAEFLNYVRVREWKDVFRQLRQLARPLDLQMNEPKADPDGIHKSLLAGLLSHIGLKDAQKKDYVGARQSRFVVFPGSALAKKQPDAIMSAELVETSRLFARTNAAIDPAWAEPIAGGLVKRTHSEPHWEKKQGATVAWERVTLYGVPIVLKRRVQFSRIDPAYARELFIRHALVEGDWESQQAFDRANRKLREELAEVEERTRRRDILNDDEAVFEFYDKRIPRDVASTRAFEGWWKKQRQETPDLLTMTAEELLAEDAVDVDEGAFPPTWQQGDQRLSLTYRFEPGAPDDGVTVQVPLALLARLSPAGFDWQVPGMRRDLVTAMIKALPKALRKNVVPAADWADRLLEGLPEPDPQHPVAFTTTIAGLIMRKAHVRVADDDFDLDRIPAHLRMAFRVVDERGREVAAGRDLTELQARLSSRARDSVARATARPVERVAGASGPATRGMERTGLTTWDLDELPRFVDTAQGGTGDSRQVIRAYPALVDEGSTVAIRLMATAEDQARAMPGGVRRLLVLAIANPSAYVKQHLTSQEKLMLATSPYPNVQALFDDCLLACIDQVLERVAPGGAIYSKELFETARDRISGVVMDSMFDTVALVNRVLTGARDAERAIKQATSMQLIGALTDAREQLAGLVYPGFVSVTGLARLQRLPAYLSGLTHRVQRRPDQPARDRAWMTEVQKATDLYREAGGVIPSAPHAPESLVHARWMLEELRLSLFAQHLPTAEPVSLQRIRKVLAG; via the coding sequence ATGGAATTCAGCATCGCGTACCCGCCCGAGCTCCCCGTCAGCCGGATGCGGGACGAGATCGCCGACGCCATCCGCGACAACCAGGTCGTCATCGTCGCGGGCGCGACGGGCTCCGGCAAGACCACGCAGCTGCCGAAGATCTGCCTCGAGCTCGGCCGCGAGAGCATCGGCCACACGCAGCCCCGGCGGCTCGCCGCGCGCACGATCTCGGAGCGCATCGCGGAGGAGCTCGGCGGCGAGGTGGGCCAGCTCGTGGGCTACCAGGTGCGCTTCACCGACAAGGTCTCGGCCGACACCCGCATCAAGCTCATGACCGACGGGATCCTGCTCAACGAGCTGCAGCGCGACAGGCTGCTGAAGAAGTACGACACGATCATCATCGACGAGGCCCACGAGCGCAGCCTCAACATCGACTTCCTGCTCGGCTACCTCAAGCAGCTGCTGCCGCGCCGGCCCGACCTCAAGCTCATCATCACGTCGGCCACCATCGACCCGCAGAGCTTCTCGCGGCACTTCGGCGACGCCCCGATCGTGGAGGTCTCCGGGCGGACGTACCCGGTGGAGATCCGGTACCGCCCGCTCGTCGCCGAGGCCGCCGTCGCGGGCGAGGACGACGACCTCGCCGACGCGCCGCTCGAGCGCCCGGCCGACGATCGCGACTTCCTCGAGGGCATCAACGCGGCGCTCGACGAGCTGGCGGCCGAGTCGTCCGGCGACGTGCTCGTGTTCCTGAGCGGCGAGAACGAGATCCGCGACGCCGAGGACGCCATCCGCAGCCGGAACCTCCCGCACACCGAGGTGCTGCCGCTCTACGGGCGGCTCTCGTCGGCGGATCAGCACCGCGTCTTCCAGCCGTCGACGCAGGCGGGCGTGCGCCGCCGCATCGTGCTCGCCACCAACGTCGCCGAGACGAGCCTCACGGTGCCCGGCATCAAGTACGTGATCGACGCCGGCACCGCGCGCATCTCCCGCTACTCCGTGCGCTCCAAGGTGCAGCGGCTCCCCATCGAGGCGATCTCGCAGGCCTCCGCCAACCAGCGCTCGGGCCGATCCGGCCGCACGAGCGACGGCATCGCGATCCGCCTGTACTCGGAGGAGGACTTCGCCCGACGGCCCGAGTTCACCGAGCCGGAGATCCTCCGCACGAACCTCGCGGCCGTGATCCTGCAGATGGTGTCGCTCGGCCTCGGCGACATCGCCGCGTTCCCGTTCCTCCAGCCGCCGGACTCGCGCGGCATCAAGGACGGCGTCGACCTCCTCACCGAGCTGGGCGCGGTCGTCCGCTCCCCCGACGGGAGCCCCACGCTCACCAAGGTGGGCCGCGACCTGTCGCGCCTGCCGATCGACCCGCGGTTCGCGCGCATGGTCGTGGAGTCGCGCAAGCACGGCGTGAGCCGCGAGGTCATGATCATGGTGGCCGGCCTCACCATCCAGGACGTCCGCGAGCGCCCCCTCGAGAAGCGACCGCAGGCCGACCAGCAGCACGCGCGCTTCGTGGATCCGTCGAGCGACTTCATCACGCTCCTCAACCTCTGGAACCACCTGGAGGAGAAGGAGGCCGAGCTCTCCTCGAGCGCGTTCCGCCGCATGTGCAAGGCCGAGTTCCTCAACTACGTGCGCGTGCGCGAGTGGAAGGACGTGTTCCGCCAGCTGCGCCAGCTGGCCCGCCCGCTCGACCTGCAGATGAACGAGCCGAAGGCCGACCCCGACGGGATCCACAAGTCCCTGCTCGCGGGCCTCCTCTCCCACATCGGGCTGAAGGACGCGCAGAAGAAGGACTACGTGGGCGCGCGCCAGTCGCGCTTCGTGGTGTTCCCGGGATCCGCGCTCGCGAAGAAGCAGCCCGACGCGATCATGAGCGCCGAGCTCGTGGAGACCAGCCGCCTGTTCGCGCGCACCAACGCGGCCATCGACCCGGCGTGGGCCGAGCCGATCGCGGGCGGGCTCGTCAAGCGCACCCACAGCGAGCCGCACTGGGAGAAGAAGCAGGGTGCGACCGTGGCCTGGGAGCGCGTGACGCTGTACGGCGTCCCCATCGTGCTCAAGCGGCGCGTGCAGTTCTCCCGGATCGACCCGGCGTACGCGCGCGAGCTCTTCATCCGGCACGCGCTCGTCGAGGGCGACTGGGAGTCGCAGCAGGCGTTCGACCGCGCCAACCGGAAGCTCCGCGAGGAGCTCGCCGAGGTCGAGGAGCGCACGCGCCGCCGCGACATCCTCAACGACGACGAGGCCGTCTTCGAGTTCTACGACAAGCGGATCCCCCGCGACGTCGCCTCCACGCGCGCCTTCGAGGGGTGGTGGAAGAAGCAGCGCCAGGAGACGCCCGACCTCCTCACCATGACCGCCGAGGAGCTCCTCGCCGAGGACGCCGTCGACGTCGACGAGGGCGCCTTCCCGCCCACCTGGCAGCAGGGCGACCAGCGCCTCTCCCTCACGTACCGCTTCGAGCCGGGCGCGCCCGACGACGGCGTGACCGTGCAGGTGCCGCTCGCGCTCCTCGCCCGGCTCAGCCCCGCCGGCTTCGACTGGCAGGTGCCCGGCATGCGGCGCGATCTCGTCACCGCCATGATCAAGGCCCTCCCGAAGGCGCTGCGCAAGAACGTCGTGCCCGCCGCCGACTGGGCCGACCGGCTGCTCGAGGGGCTGCCCGAGCCGGATCCGCAGCACCCCGTGGCCTTCACCACCACCATCGCGGGCCTCATCATGCGGAAGGCGCACGTGCGCGTGGCCGACGACGACTTCGACCTCGACCGGATCCCCGCGCACCTCCGCATGGCGTTCCGCGTGGTCGACGAGCGCGGCCGCGAGGTCGCCGCCGGCCGCGATCTCACCGAGCTGCAGGCGCGGCTCTCCAGCCGCGCGCGCGACAGCGTCGCCCGGGCCACCGCGCGCCCGGTCGAGCGCGTCGCCGGCGCATCAGGGCCGGCGACGCGCGGCATGGAGCGCACCGGCCTCACCACGTGGGACCTCGACGAGCTGCCCCGCTTCGTCGACACCGCGCAGGGCGGCACGGGCGACAGCCGGCAAGTCATCCGCGCGTACCCGGCGCTCGTCGACGAGGGATCCACCGTCGCGATCCGCCTCATGGCGACCGCCGAGGACCAGGCGCGCGCGATGCCCGGCGGCGTCCGACGCCTGCTCGTGCTCGCCATCGCGAATCCCTCGGCCTACGTGAAGCAGCACCTCACGAGCCAGGAGAAGCTCATGCTCGCGACGAGCCCGTACCCGAACGTGCAGGCGCTCTTCGACGACTGCCTGCTCGCCTGCATCGACCAGGTGCTCGAGCGCGTGGCCCCGGGCGGCGCGATCTACTCGAAGGAGCTGTTCGAGACGGCTCGGGATCGCATCTCCGGCGTCGTGATGGACTCGATGTTCGACACGGTGGCGCTTGTCAACCGCGTGCTCACGGGCGCGCGCGACGCCGAGCGCGCGATCAAGCAGGCGACGAGCATGCAGCTGATCGGCGCGCTCACCGATGCGCGCGAGCAGCTCGCCGGGCTCGTGTACCCGGGCTTCGTCTCGGTCACCGGCCTCGCCCGGCTGCAGCGCCTGCCCGCCTACCTCTCCGGCCTGACGCACCGCGTGCAGCGCCGGCCCGACCAGCCCGCGCGCGACCGCGCGTGGATGACCGAGGTGCAGAAGGCGACCGACCTCTACCGCGAGGCCGGCGGCGTCATCCCGTCGGCGCCGCACGCGCCCGAGTCGCTCGTGCACGCGCGCTGGATGCTCGAGGAGCTGCGGCTCAGCCTCTTCGCCCAGCACCTGCCGACGGCCGAGCCGGTGTCGCTGCAGCGGATCCGCAAGGTGCTCGCGGGCTGA
- a CDS encoding long-chain-fatty-acid--CoA ligase, translating into MSSDTPLQPAHEQPPGGFASVSVAAILAESADRHADRVAVVVGDVSTTYRELWDETRAYAGALRDRGVGEGTRVAMLIPNVADFPRVYYAVLALGGVVVPVHALLKAEEIAYVLRDSGSALLVCAGPLLEQGGKGAVLADVPVISVLVPASSEGGPERLEELARAATPIRTYVPRRPSDTATILYTSGTTGQPKGAEGCHLALVMQVDVLLLDTFDLRAGDRILGCLPLFHTFGQTCTMNASFRAGATIVMVPRFDGDAALALMVEHDTQVFMGVPTMYFALLAAAARNPARPALRYAISGGAALPVAAIDAFREAFSAEIHEGYGLTETSPVASFNHVGLPARPGTVGKPIWGVQIEIADPEREDRVELLERGVLGEIVIRGHNLMNGYLHRPEDTARAIVDGWFRTGDLGTIDDEGYIRVVDRTKDMILRNGYNVYPREVEEVLARHPDVAQCAVFGVAHELHGQEVAAAIVVRADAEVDPAEVIAFLRERIASYKYPRRVEIVDALPLGPSGKVLKRELVDRFGA; encoded by the coding sequence ATGAGCTCCGACACGCCCCTCCAGCCCGCGCACGAGCAGCCCCCCGGCGGGTTCGCCTCCGTCTCGGTCGCCGCGATCCTCGCCGAGTCCGCTGACCGGCACGCCGACCGCGTCGCCGTGGTCGTCGGCGACGTCTCCACCACCTACCGCGAGCTCTGGGACGAGACGCGGGCCTACGCGGGCGCCCTCCGCGACCGCGGGGTGGGCGAGGGCACGCGCGTCGCGATGCTCATCCCGAACGTCGCCGACTTCCCCCGCGTGTACTACGCGGTGCTCGCGCTCGGCGGCGTGGTCGTGCCCGTGCACGCGCTGCTGAAGGCCGAGGAGATCGCGTACGTGCTGCGCGACTCGGGATCCGCGCTCCTGGTGTGCGCCGGACCGCTGCTCGAGCAGGGCGGGAAGGGCGCGGTGCTCGCGGACGTGCCCGTCATCAGCGTGCTCGTGCCGGCCTCCTCCGAGGGCGGACCCGAGCGCCTGGAGGAGCTCGCGCGGGCCGCGACGCCGATCCGCACCTACGTGCCGCGCCGGCCGTCCGACACCGCGACGATCCTCTACACCTCGGGCACCACGGGGCAGCCGAAGGGCGCGGAGGGCTGCCACCTCGCGCTCGTGATGCAGGTCGACGTGCTGCTGCTCGACACCTTCGACCTGCGCGCGGGCGACCGGATCCTGGGCTGCCTGCCCCTGTTCCACACCTTCGGGCAGACCTGCACCATGAACGCGTCGTTCCGCGCGGGCGCGACCATCGTGATGGTGCCGCGCTTCGACGGCGACGCGGCCCTCGCGCTCATGGTCGAGCACGACACGCAGGTCTTCATGGGCGTGCCGACCATGTACTTCGCGCTGCTGGCCGCCGCCGCCCGGAACCCCGCGCGGCCGGCCCTGCGCTACGCCATCTCGGGCGGCGCCGCGCTCCCGGTGGCCGCGATCGACGCGTTCCGGGAGGCGTTCTCCGCCGAGATCCACGAGGGATACGGGCTCACGGAGACCTCGCCCGTCGCGTCGTTCAACCACGTGGGGCTGCCGGCCCGGCCGGGCACCGTCGGGAAGCCGATCTGGGGCGTGCAGATCGAGATCGCCGATCCCGAGCGCGAGGACCGCGTCGAGCTCCTCGAGCGCGGCGTGCTCGGCGAGATCGTGATCCGCGGCCACAACCTCATGAACGGCTACCTGCACCGGCCGGAGGACACGGCCCGCGCGATCGTCGACGGCTGGTTCCGCACGGGCGACCTCGGCACCATCGACGACGAGGGCTACATCCGCGTGGTCGACCGGACGAAGGACATGATCCTGCGCAACGGCTACAACGTGTACCCGCGCGAGGTCGAGGAGGTGCTCGCCCGGCACCCCGACGTGGCGCAGTGCGCCGTGTTCGGCGTCGCGCACGAGCTGCACGGCCAGGAGGTGGCGGCGGCGATCGTGGTGCGCGCCGACGCCGAGGTGGATCCGGCCGAGGTGATCGCGTTCCTCCGCGAGCGCATCGCCTCGTACAAGTACCCTCGACGCGTGGAGATCGTGGATGCGCTGCCCCTCGGGCCCAGCGGGAAGGTGCTGAAGCGCGAGCTCGTCGACCGGTTCGGGGCGTGA
- a CDS encoding aldo/keto reductase, with translation MSGAVLRTPIPSVAMGDGVPIPQFGVGTYKVSDGDAERIVAEALEVGYRHVDTAAMYGNEEGVGRAIRASGIPRDELFVTTKVWNDDHGRARAAEAMRRSLDRLGLPAVDLILIHWPAAERGLYVETWEALAQAREEGITRSIGVSNFLVPHLQALDAAGLPAPAVDQIELHPRHQQRETTAYLAEHGIAVQAWSPLARGAVADAPVVRDAALAHGRTDAQVVLRWHVQRGTIVFPKTTRRERLVENADVFDFALTDEEMAGITALEAAGRVGSHPDQVV, from the coding sequence GTGAGCGGCGCCGTCCTCCGCACGCCCATCCCGTCGGTGGCGATGGGCGACGGCGTCCCCATCCCGCAGTTCGGCGTCGGCACCTACAAGGTGTCGGACGGAGATGCCGAGCGGATCGTCGCGGAGGCGCTCGAGGTCGGCTACCGGCACGTCGACACCGCGGCCATGTACGGCAACGAGGAGGGCGTCGGGCGGGCGATCCGCGCGTCCGGCATCCCGCGCGACGAGCTGTTCGTCACCACCAAGGTCTGGAACGACGACCACGGGCGCGCGCGGGCGGCCGAGGCGATGCGCCGGAGCCTCGACAGGCTGGGCCTGCCCGCGGTCGACCTGATCCTCATCCACTGGCCCGCCGCCGAGCGCGGCCTCTACGTCGAGACGTGGGAGGCGCTCGCCCAGGCGCGCGAGGAGGGGATCACCCGCTCCATCGGCGTCTCCAACTTCCTCGTGCCGCACCTCCAGGCGCTGGATGCCGCGGGGCTCCCGGCACCCGCGGTCGACCAGATCGAGCTGCACCCGCGGCACCAGCAGCGGGAGACCACGGCGTACCTGGCCGAGCACGGGATCGCCGTCCAGGCGTGGAGCCCGCTCGCCCGCGGCGCCGTCGCCGACGCACCGGTCGTGCGCGACGCCGCCCTGGCCCACGGGAGGACGGACGCGCAGGTCGTGCTGCGCTGGCACGTGCAGCGCGGCACGATCGTCTTCCCGAAGACCACGCGGCGCGAGCGGCTCGTCGAGAACGCGGACGTCTTCGACTTCGCGCTGACCGACGAGGAGATGGCCGGGATCACCGCGCTCGAGGCGGCCGGACGCGTCGGCAGCCACCCCGACCAGGTGGTCTGA
- a CDS encoding magnesium and cobalt transport protein CorA — protein MSVMSQHRIRTRLKSVVARGVAPLGAHAGGGASRARAEREADGAADPTGARRPSLVDNGVYVDGCRVASPATLADTFRELDERPEAMAWIGLYRPTVEELQALAEEFDLHELAVEDAVQAHQRPKTERYSSTLFTVLRAARYVDDREEVEFGELHVFLGRNFVITVRHAESPDLSAIRTRMQERPELLSHGPQSVLYAILDAVVDGYAPVVTGLANDIDEIEDQVFDGDPAVSRRIYELSREVIDFQRAVRPLGGMLQQLQAGSGKYEVSEDLQQALRDVADHVIVVNERVEEFRVLLRDILTVNSTLVGQRQNEEMRELSESSNRQSVETRKISGWAAILFAPTLVSSVYGMNFDIMPELHWDWGYPFSLVLMLGVSGVLYGIFRKRDWI, from the coding sequence GTGTCCGTCATGTCCCAGCACCGCATCCGCACGCGCCTCAAGTCCGTGGTCGCCCGGGGCGTCGCGCCCCTCGGCGCGCATGCCGGTGGAGGGGCGTCGCGCGCGCGGGCCGAGCGGGAGGCCGACGGCGCAGCCGACCCCACGGGTGCGCGCCGCCCGAGCCTCGTCGACAACGGCGTGTACGTGGACGGCTGCCGCGTCGCCTCGCCCGCCACGCTCGCCGACACGTTCCGCGAGCTCGACGAGCGCCCCGAGGCCATGGCGTGGATCGGCCTCTACCGGCCCACGGTCGAGGAGCTGCAGGCGCTCGCCGAGGAGTTCGACCTGCACGAGCTCGCGGTGGAGGACGCGGTCCAGGCCCACCAGCGGCCCAAGACCGAGCGCTACAGCTCCACCCTCTTCACGGTGCTGCGCGCCGCCCGCTACGTGGACGACCGCGAGGAGGTGGAGTTCGGCGAGCTGCACGTGTTCCTCGGCCGCAACTTCGTGATCACCGTCCGGCACGCGGAGTCGCCCGACCTCTCCGCCATCCGCACGCGCATGCAGGAGCGGCCCGAGCTCCTCTCGCACGGGCCGCAGTCGGTGCTGTACGCGATCCTCGACGCCGTCGTCGACGGGTACGCGCCCGTCGTCACGGGCCTCGCCAACGACATCGACGAGATCGAGGACCAGGTGTTCGACGGGGATCCGGCCGTGTCCCGCCGCATCTACGAGCTCAGCCGCGAGGTCATCGACTTCCAGCGCGCGGTGCGCCCGCTCGGCGGCATGCTGCAGCAGCTGCAGGCGGGATCCGGCAAGTACGAGGTGAGCGAGGACCTCCAGCAGGCGCTCCGCGACGTGGCCGACCACGTCATCGTCGTGAACGAGCGCGTGGAGGAGTTCCGCGTCCTGCTGCGGGACATCCTCACCGTGAACTCGACGCTCGTCGGCCAGCGCCAGAACGAGGAGATGCGCGAGCTGAGCGAGTCGAGCAACCGGCAGAGCGTGGAGACCCGCAAGATCTCCGGCTGGGCGGCCATCCTCTTCGCGCCCACGCTCGTCTCGAGCGTCTACGGCATGAACTTCGACATCATGCCGGAGCTGCACTGGGACTGGGGCTACCCGTTCTCGCTGGTGCTCATGCTCGGCGTCAGCGGCGTGCTCTACGGCATCTTCCGCAAGCGCGACTGGATCTGA